A genome region from Colwellia sp. Arc7-D includes the following:
- the malQ gene encoding 4-alpha-glucanotransferase → MNLIEKLAELVGFHATYTNSFGEQVYAQDEARHSLLNAMGYDLSCDEKIANSITELEQISWRNMLPPSHVEKLEATHHEIIISIVESALTKLSYDITDESGEKVSHNVALTSLTLKETVRFSDATYHKYTLPLPNLAQGYHQITLQYGDASASCPLIYAPQTCYSPQEASSEKMWGYAAQLYSLTSEDNLGMGDFGDLAKLVEKSAKQKASAIGLNPLHPLYQNNPAHRSPYSPTSRCFLNTLYIDLKQVPNFSTCQAAQSRFNSDEIQNKIAYAKQTELIDYPAVADIKFDILEILFQDISNLSLEQQTEFTDFKTSQGNDLLQLATFEALYEHFRKIDENTYGWPDWPVAFQAPDSDEVKAFQQTHSNRINYFCFVQWLAHRQLKSIAVQAKKSGMPIGLYLDLAVGCDGSGVDVWSDKDVYVAGAAVGAPPDAMNTIGQDWGLTPINPVALQKQGYQPLVKALRSNMQYAGALRIDHILGLMRQYWVAPGMRADEGVYITFPLADILRIIALESRRNNCVVIGEDLGTVPDGFGEIMAKAGLLSYKVLFFERWDSGFFMRPELYPAQSMVTVSTHDLPTLTGWWTGKDLEWRQKLSLYPNEAMGQNERDSRIKDRQLLIDALYDLNVMDISKAPAQAPAKMNRELSLSVQKYMAKAPSHIQLIPLEDALEIVEQVNIPGTIDEHPNWLQKLPVTIEAFDTTDSVNELATAMNAARPRS, encoded by the coding sequence ATGAATTTAATTGAGAAACTTGCAGAACTTGTTGGCTTTCATGCAACCTACACCAATTCATTTGGCGAGCAAGTTTACGCTCAAGATGAGGCGAGACATTCGTTACTTAATGCCATGGGTTATGATTTGTCTTGTGATGAAAAAATAGCTAACAGCATAACCGAGTTAGAACAAATTAGCTGGCGCAACATGCTGCCACCATCGCACGTAGAAAAACTTGAAGCCACGCATCATGAAATCATCATTAGCATTGTTGAGTCTGCCTTAACAAAATTGTCATATGATATTACTGATGAGTCTGGTGAAAAAGTTAGTCATAACGTGGCTTTAACGTCATTAACCTTAAAAGAAACCGTTAGGTTTAGCGACGCAACCTATCATAAATACACACTGCCATTGCCAAATCTAGCGCAGGGTTATCATCAAATTACACTGCAATATGGTGATGCTAGTGCCAGTTGCCCATTAATATATGCGCCACAAACTTGTTATAGCCCTCAAGAAGCCTCTAGCGAAAAAATGTGGGGATATGCTGCGCAGTTATATTCACTAACCAGTGAAGATAACTTAGGTATGGGTGACTTTGGTGATTTAGCCAAACTGGTTGAAAAATCAGCTAAGCAAAAAGCCTCAGCAATTGGTTTAAATCCTTTGCACCCGTTATATCAAAATAATCCGGCGCATCGCAGTCCATATTCTCCGACCAGTCGTTGCTTTCTAAACACCTTGTACATTGACTTAAAGCAAGTACCAAATTTTTCAACTTGCCAAGCGGCACAGTCACGCTTTAACAGTGACGAAATTCAAAACAAAATTGCCTATGCAAAACAAACAGAGCTCATTGACTACCCTGCTGTTGCCGATATTAAGTTTGATATTTTAGAAATATTATTTCAAGACATTAGTAACTTATCACTCGAGCAACAAACCGAATTTACTGACTTTAAAACCAGTCAAGGTAATGATTTATTACAGCTTGCTACCTTTGAAGCACTTTACGAACACTTTAGAAAAATTGATGAAAACACTTATGGTTGGCCCGATTGGCCAGTTGCTTTTCAAGCACCTGATAGTGATGAAGTAAAAGCATTTCAACAAACGCACTCAAACCGTATTAACTATTTTTGTTTTGTACAATGGCTAGCCCATAGACAATTAAAATCAATTGCTGTGCAAGCGAAAAAATCAGGTATGCCTATCGGTTTATATCTCGATTTAGCTGTAGGTTGCGATGGCTCAGGCGTTGATGTTTGGTCAGACAAAGATGTGTATGTGGCAGGTGCTGCGGTAGGTGCACCACCCGATGCAATGAATACCATAGGACAAGATTGGGGACTAACGCCAATTAATCCTGTTGCACTTCAAAAACAAGGATATCAGCCGTTGGTTAAGGCCTTACGAAGCAATATGCAATATGCTGGAGCCTTGCGCATCGATCATATTTTAGGGTTAATGCGCCAATATTGGGTCGCTCCAGGAATGAGAGCCGATGAAGGTGTTTATATCACCTTTCCGCTAGCAGACATTTTACGCATAATCGCTTTAGAATCTCGCAGAAATAACTGTGTTGTTATTGGAGAAGATTTAGGAACTGTGCCAGACGGTTTTGGCGAAATAATGGCAAAAGCAGGCTTATTATCTTACAAAGTGTTATTTTTTGAACGTTGGGATTCAGGCTTTTTTATGCGTCCTGAGCTTTACCCTGCACAATCTATGGTTACCGTATCAACTCATGACTTACCGACATTAACAGGTTGGTGGACAGGTAAAGATCTTGAATGGCGTCAAAAGCTTAGTCTTTATCCTAATGAAGCAATGGGTCAAAACGAGCGTGACAGCCGCATTAAAGATCGCCAATTACTTATCGATGCATTATACGATCTTAATGTCATGGATATCAGTAAAGCCCCAGCTCAAGCACCCGCTAAAATGAATAGGGAATTGAGCTTGAGCGTACAAAAATATATGGCAAAAGCACCAAGTCATATTCAATTAATTCCGCTAGAAGATGCCTTAGAAATTGTTGAACAAGTTAATATTCCCGGCACAATTGATGAACACCCAAATTGGTTGCAAAAATTACCGGTAACAATTGAAGCATTTGATACAACTGATTCAGTGAATGAGTTAGCCACAGCAATGAACGCTGCTAGACCACGATCGTAA
- a CDS encoding aldo/keto reductase, producing the protein MKHSKLGKSTIESSRFIYGCMRIAGDYSTSDRSKGKRAIMTALDAGYNHFDHADIYGGGASESIFGELLAEQPHLREQMIITSKAGIRPKNNDDSYAPTRYDFNQKYLLASVEGSLKRLNTDHLDLFLLHRPDYLFDANEVAETFALLKASGKVKHFGVSNFKPSQLALLKSAMSMPLLVNQVEINIHNIDTLLDGTLDQCQQHGITPIAWCPLGGVAYSAWGNTFSVEDEQRIESELNNQSKRYGCAPWQVILAWLLKHPANICPIIGSTTPERIVAAKQALAIDYSREDWYRLLEARNGQAVP; encoded by the coding sequence ATGAAACACAGTAAACTAGGCAAATCGACTATCGAATCATCACGTTTTATCTACGGCTGTATGCGTATTGCCGGCGACTACAGCACGAGCGATCGTAGTAAAGGTAAACGAGCGATAATGACGGCGTTGGATGCAGGCTATAACCATTTTGATCATGCTGATATATATGGTGGTGGTGCAAGTGAAAGTATTTTTGGAGAGTTATTAGCAGAACAACCGCATTTACGTGAACAAATGATTATTACCTCGAAAGCGGGTATTCGACCAAAAAATAATGATGATAGCTACGCACCTACTCGTTATGACTTTAACCAAAAATATTTATTGGCCAGTGTGGAAGGTTCATTAAAACGTTTAAATACCGATCATTTAGATCTGTTTTTGCTGCATCGACCTGACTATTTATTTGACGCTAATGAGGTGGCAGAAACCTTTGCGCTATTAAAAGCCAGTGGCAAGGTTAAGCATTTTGGAGTCAGTAACTTTAAACCTTCGCAGCTAGCGTTATTAAAGTCGGCTATGTCTATGCCATTGTTGGTTAATCAGGTTGAAATTAATATTCACAATATCGATACCTTACTTGATGGCACGTTAGATCAATGTCAGCAGCATGGTATTACGCCTATTGCCTGGTGTCCGCTGGGTGGCGTTGCTTATTCTGCTTGGGGCAACACTTTTTCAGTTGAAGATGAGCAAAGAATTGAAAGCGAGCTAAACAACCAAAGTAAAAGGTATGGTTGCGCACCTTGGCAAGTTATTCTCGCTTGGTTGTTAAAACATCCTGCCAATATTTGCCCCATTATAGGTTCAACGACCCCAGAGCGCATTGTTGCGGCTAAACAAGCCTTAGCAATAGATTATTCGCGTGAAGATTGGTATCGCTTGCTAGAAGCTAGAAATGGCCAAGCAGTGCCGTAG
- a CDS encoding PH domain-containing protein, with protein MIDFDNKGFFKLKQDADYGEKVADLLLDDEQIVDSYKTMRDGVVFTTKRIIAVNVQGITGSKKDFTSLPYKNIVAYSIETSGTFDLDSELEIYFSAIGKVRFEFSGKTSMLEVSKIISSHLL; from the coding sequence ATGATAGATTTTGACAACAAAGGTTTTTTTAAACTAAAGCAAGATGCCGATTATGGCGAAAAAGTAGCAGATTTACTTTTAGATGATGAGCAGATTGTTGACTCATATAAAACCATGCGAGACGGCGTGGTTTTTACCACTAAACGTATCATTGCGGTTAATGTTCAAGGTATTACCGGCAGTAAAAAAGATTTTACTTCACTGCCTTACAAAAATATTGTTGCTTACTCTATTGAAACATCAGGCACCTTTGACCTTGATTCAGAGTTAGAAATTTATTTTTCAGCCATAGGTAAAGTAAGGTTTGAGTTTTCAGGCAAAACATCAATGCTAGAAGTATCTAAAATAATCTCTAGTCATTTATTGTAA
- a CDS encoding alpha-amylase family glycosyl hydrolase: MFKKNKLSALLIASISTLAFAGCGSDEVDKKTETEKARVEQTLVEKQKLSSSSASMSTQKHYKTAADLPHYLDRDVQEEVFYFVMPDRFNNGNTDNDLGSKTQPISAGGFDKSHKGMFHGGDIQGLKDKLPYLKELGISAIWLTPILRNQAMQADSSGYHGYWVLDFTEIDPHLGSNDDLKDLISSAHAENIKIYFDIITNHTADVIKYVECHGEDGLQWLVKSDKGCPFKSSEQLANGEKYTPIIPKGHEQLKTPAWLNDPKYYHNQGDSFWQGESSKRGDFAGLDDIDTNNPEVLAGMIDIFKNLITEFKPDGFRIDTVKHVNTEFWAEFSPALVNHAQGLGIKNFFMFGEVYSFTSKELSEYTTTGNMQSVLDFGFQSAMVQSLIEQKGTKVLSSLFTNDIDYLDHDSNANQLMNFTGNHDMGRFTFMLKQSAFNYTEDQMIKRTLLAHAMTYFMRGVPIIYYGDEQGFVGDGGDQASRQDMMPSLVDSYNDDDLLGTDATTADDNFDTKHPLYQRFAQYADIFYQYPALRRGEQKTVFQSDENAIFAVTRTLTKEHENTAIPSSEMLIIFNTSDAPAKASISLQEKPYKLVIGQSKLIKSGENVYSIEVPALGFAIYEKPNKN, from the coding sequence ATGTTTAAAAAGAATAAACTATCCGCTTTACTCATAGCCTCAATATCAACATTAGCATTCGCTGGATGTGGTAGTGATGAAGTCGATAAAAAAACAGAAACTGAAAAGGCACGGGTTGAACAAACACTTGTTGAAAAACAAAAGCTATCTTCAAGTTCTGCTTCAATGTCAACTCAAAAGCACTATAAAACTGCCGCAGATTTACCGCATTATCTCGATCGTGACGTGCAAGAAGAAGTGTTTTACTTTGTTATGCCCGACCGATTTAATAACGGCAATACCGATAACGATTTAGGTTCAAAAACCCAACCAATTTCTGCAGGTGGCTTTGATAAAAGCCATAAAGGCATGTTTCATGGTGGCGACATTCAGGGTTTAAAAGACAAATTACCTTACTTAAAAGAGCTCGGCATTTCTGCAATTTGGTTAACACCTATTTTACGTAACCAAGCCATGCAAGCTGACAGTTCAGGTTATCATGGTTATTGGGTATTAGACTTTACCGAAATTGATCCGCATTTAGGCAGTAATGACGATTTAAAAGATCTTATTAGCAGTGCGCACGCAGAAAACATTAAAATCTATTTTGATATTATTACCAACCATACCGCCGATGTAATTAAATATGTTGAATGCCATGGCGAAGACGGCTTGCAATGGCTAGTTAAATCAGACAAAGGTTGTCCATTTAAATCGTCGGAGCAATTAGCAAATGGCGAAAAATACACCCCGATAATTCCAAAAGGTCATGAGCAATTAAAAACGCCAGCTTGGTTGAACGATCCTAAGTATTACCACAACCAGGGTGACTCATTCTGGCAAGGTGAAAGTTCAAAGCGTGGCGACTTCGCAGGCCTTGACGATATTGACACCAACAACCCTGAAGTATTAGCAGGTATGATCGATATTTTCAAAAACCTAATCACTGAGTTCAAACCTGATGGCTTTCGTATTGATACAGTGAAACATGTTAATACCGAATTTTGGGCTGAATTCTCCCCCGCTTTAGTGAATCATGCGCAGGGCTTAGGCATAAAAAACTTCTTCATGTTTGGCGAAGTTTATAGCTTTACCAGCAAAGAGCTTAGCGAATATACAACCACGGGTAACATGCAGTCAGTGCTAGACTTTGGTTTTCAAAGCGCTATGGTACAAAGTTTAATCGAACAAAAAGGCACTAAGGTATTATCAAGCCTTTTCACTAATGATATTGACTACCTTGATCATGACAGTAACGCTAATCAGTTAATGAATTTTACGGGTAATCATGACATGGGGCGTTTTACTTTTATGCTCAAACAAAGCGCGTTTAATTATACGGAAGATCAAATGATCAAACGTACGCTGCTTGCACATGCCATGACGTACTTTATGCGCGGCGTACCGATTATTTATTATGGCGACGAACAAGGCTTTGTAGGTGATGGCGGCGACCAAGCTTCGCGCCAAGATATGATGCCATCACTTGTTGATAGTTATAATGACGACGACTTACTAGGAACCGATGCCACCACAGCTGACGACAACTTTGATACTAAGCATCCGCTTTATCAACGCTTTGCACAATATGCAGATATTTTTTACCAATACCCTGCACTGCGCAGAGGCGAGCAAAAAACTGTATTTCAATCTGATGAAAATGCTATTTTTGCCGTTACACGCACCTTAACTAAAGAGCATGAAAATACGGCTATACCAAGCTCAGAAATGTTAATCATTTTTAATACTTCTGATGCGCCAGCTAAAGCGAGTATTTCGCTGCAAGAGAAACCTTATAAATTAGTGATTGGCCAAAGCAAGCTAATAAAGTCAGGTGAAAATGTTTATAGCATCGAAGTACCAGCATTAGGTTTCGCAATTTATGAAAAACCAAATAAAAACTAA
- a CDS encoding glutathione S-transferase encodes MALPILYSLRNCPYAMRARIAIFKSHQPVALRDVVLSDKPPEMILASAKATVPILVISQTDNSISKENAKCQVIDESLDVMLWALNSADPNDLLHRDSPEVLTQMLAFITEFDVEFKRCLEAYKCAKRYHETNIDECRTACEHYIQMLELRLTAHKFLSSERESLLDIALLPFIRQFARIERQWYLQSPYPNLKAWLNNYLQSPMFTKVMAKYPLWLNSGEEVVFVGK; translated from the coding sequence ATGGCACTCCCAATCCTTTATTCGTTAAGAAACTGCCCTTATGCAATGCGAGCGCGTATTGCTATTTTTAAGTCACATCAACCGGTTGCACTTCGTGACGTGGTGTTAAGTGATAAACCCCCTGAAATGATTTTAGCTTCAGCTAAAGCTACGGTACCAATTTTAGTGATATCTCAAACTGACAACTCAATCAGTAAAGAAAACGCAAAGTGCCAAGTTATTGATGAAAGCTTAGATGTTATGTTATGGGCACTAAATAGCGCTGATCCTAACGATTTACTTCATCGTGATAGCCCTGAAGTACTTACGCAAATGTTAGCGTTTATTACTGAATTTGATGTGGAATTTAAACGTTGTTTAGAAGCTTATAAATGCGCCAAACGCTATCATGAAACTAATATTGATGAGTGCCGTACGGCTTGCGAACATTATATACAAATGTTGGAGTTACGCTTAACTGCGCATAAATTCTTATCATCAGAACGAGAAAGCTTATTGGATATTGCCTTATTGCCGTTTATTCGCCAATTTGCGCGTATAGAGCGACAATGGTATTTACAATCGCCTTATCCAAACCTTAAAGCTTGGCTTAATAACTATTTGCAAAGCCCTATGTTTACTAAAGTGATGGCAAAATATCCGTTGTGGCTAAATAGTGGGGAAGAAGTGGTATTTGTAGGTAAGTAA
- a CDS encoding peptidase U32 family protein — protein sequence MDHKIELLAPGGDVDAIKAAIIAGADAVYCGLDTLNARNRAANISFEQLIGIIRLAHQYECQIFLTLNVIILEREFKSIAKLLSKLVNTTLDGVIVQDIGMFNIIKKHFPTLDIHASTQLTTHNIGQIPFLKKLGTSRVNLSRELNLREITAITEVCNEYNVLTEVFVHGSLCVAFSGLCYSTSASVGNSGNRGRCSQACREEYETTPSGHNFPLNIKDNSAFFDLPALIDAGVHSFKIEGRIKGANYVHTVVDSFRKQIDGFLNTGELTQDGERLYKVFNRDFSNAFLRGDLNQSMFIDNPRDNSKVHAVSKFKADESQAISVVQIQDVEQNLQTDKNDIEAEVVEKIKHLSIEKVPLTLSFSGQLEQPLTVTVTTTGFSIEQNTFTVQSTSLLRASDNASIDKATIEKRFKSFNNAEFLLNELNCDKLNAGLSIPFKELTALKNQIASTLNNAVDIIPEVTLPKLVSYPKSDTAKASKAELSILICDEADVALTEVTDADIYFKLPDAYKRGCTKYVGFLRDNPRLIPWFPAVLIGKDYDAAVTILEQVKPELIVTNNTGIAYKANALGIKWIAGPFLNTTNSYALLAMKEDFDCSGAFISNEINAMQMKHIARPENFKLFYSIYHPILLMTSRQCFFQQSVGCEKPRIDNGCMLSCDKSTSITNLKGVSFAIDKQKAGYPSIYNQDQFLNMEIIEDLSDLFDSFMIDLTNIGAGDKASPDKALLISQFEELLSNKSQDEASPVKQQLNNLVPESTNIQYHNGL from the coding sequence ATGGATCATAAAATAGAATTATTAGCCCCCGGTGGCGATGTTGACGCAATTAAAGCGGCCATTATAGCTGGAGCCGACGCTGTATATTGCGGTTTAGACACACTAAATGCCCGTAATCGCGCTGCTAATATATCTTTTGAACAACTTATTGGCATCATTCGTCTTGCTCATCAGTACGAATGCCAAATATTTTTGACCTTAAACGTTATTATTTTAGAGCGTGAATTTAAGTCTATTGCTAAATTATTAAGTAAATTAGTTAACACCACATTAGACGGCGTTATCGTGCAAGATATCGGCATGTTTAATATTATTAAGAAGCATTTTCCAACTCTAGATATTCACGCTTCAACCCAGTTAACCACGCATAATATTGGCCAAATTCCATTTTTGAAAAAATTAGGGACTTCGCGAGTTAATTTATCTCGAGAATTAAACTTACGTGAAATAACCGCCATCACAGAAGTTTGTAATGAATATAATGTGCTCACCGAAGTATTTGTTCATGGCTCACTTTGTGTAGCCTTTTCAGGGCTTTGTTATTCAACTTCAGCTAGTGTCGGTAATTCAGGTAATCGTGGCCGTTGCAGCCAAGCCTGTCGTGAAGAGTATGAAACAACACCGTCTGGTCATAACTTCCCACTAAATATTAAAGACAACTCAGCCTTTTTTGATTTACCGGCTTTAATCGACGCAGGTGTGCATTCGTTCAAAATTGAAGGCCGTATTAAAGGGGCAAATTACGTCCATACGGTCGTCGATAGTTTCCGTAAACAAATCGATGGTTTTCTTAATACTGGTGAATTAACACAAGATGGCGAACGCCTTTACAAAGTATTTAATCGCGATTTCTCCAACGCCTTTTTACGCGGTGATTTAAATCAATCGATGTTTATTGATAATCCGCGCGATAACTCAAAAGTACATGCGGTCAGTAAATTTAAAGCTGACGAAAGCCAAGCAATTTCAGTCGTTCAAATTCAAGATGTAGAGCAAAATCTGCAAACAGATAAAAACGACATTGAAGCGGAAGTGGTTGAGAAAATAAAGCATTTAAGTATTGAAAAAGTACCGTTAACCTTAAGCTTTTCAGGCCAACTAGAGCAACCATTAACGGTTACTGTGACTACCACTGGCTTTTCTATTGAGCAAAACACCTTTACCGTGCAATCTACTAGCTTATTACGCGCCAGTGATAACGCCAGTATTGATAAAGCAACCATCGAAAAACGCTTTAAAAGCTTTAATAATGCTGAGTTTTTACTTAACGAGCTAAACTGCGACAAGTTAAATGCCGGTTTAAGTATCCCTTTTAAAGAACTAACCGCACTTAAAAACCAAATTGCTAGCACGTTAAATAATGCGGTTGATATTATCCCTGAGGTGACGTTACCTAAGTTGGTTAGTTATCCTAAAAGTGATACTGCAAAGGCAAGCAAAGCTGAACTATCAATTTTAATTTGTGACGAAGCCGATGTTGCGCTTACAGAGGTTACTGATGCCGATATTTACTTTAAATTACCCGATGCTTACAAACGTGGCTGCACTAAGTATGTTGGCTTTTTACGAGACAATCCACGTTTAATTCCATGGTTTCCTGCCGTACTTATCGGTAAAGATTACGATGCAGCCGTAACGATTTTAGAGCAAGTAAAACCTGAACTTATCGTCACGAATAACACAGGCATTGCTTATAAAGCGAATGCCCTAGGCATAAAATGGATTGCTGGCCCGTTTTTAAACACCACCAATTCATATGCGTTATTAGCCATGAAAGAAGACTTTGACTGTAGTGGCGCGTTTATTTCAAACGAAATTAATGCCATGCAAATGAAGCATATTGCACGCCCTGAAAACTTTAAATTGTTTTACAGCATTTACCACCCTATTTTGTTGATGACTAGCCGACAGTGTTTCTTCCAACAAAGTGTTGGCTGTGAGAAACCACGCATCGACAATGGTTGTATGCTGTCTTGTGATAAGTCGACTAGCATCACTAACCTTAAGGGTGTGTCGTTTGCCATTGATAAGCAAAAAGCGGGTTATCCTAGTATTTATAACCAAGATCAGTTTTTAAATATGGAAATTATTGAAGATTTATCTGATTTATTCGACAGTTTTATGATTGATTTAACCAACATTGGCGCCGGCGATAAAGCCTCTCCTGATAAAGCCTTGTTGATCAGCCAATTTGAAGAACTATTGTCTAATAAATCACAAGATGAAGCATCACCAGTAAAACAACAACTTAATAATTTAGTGCCTGAATCAACGAATATTCAATATCATAATGGTTTGTAG
- a CDS encoding glycogen/starch/alpha-glucan phosphorylase, which yields MITKTKTSNKTLSATNKSAPQLSVADISQRIKHHLKFTQSDQIDCDKKSAYWRATSLALNDIIVDKLQSTKARQQQSEVKSVNYLSLEYLMGRLLSNNLHNLDLYTPTQVALKQMGFDLADLCEQGADLALGNGGLGRLAACFLDSLATLDYNAMGYGVHYQHGLFKQSFVDGQQIETPDMWREFGSPWEICRPESSQNIALYGYVEDVAQTDGTTKPLWHAGKNLKGVPWDVPIVGYNCETVNTLRLWECRADSAFDWELLNQGDYLQAHQQQVFAETVSKVLYPNDEHDAGKELRFIQQYFFCACSVQDIIARFENQYGSISDKNHWSTFCEKVAIQLNDTHPTVAILELMRTLIDNHNIDWDNAWAICQKVFAYTNHTLLPEALEKWSVTLFQRVLPRHLSILYRINEAFLNNEVNALWPNNDDMRARLSLIEEGHEPKVRMAHLCVVTAHKVNGVAQIHSDLVKQDLFPEFNQLWPTKLTNVTNGITPRRWLKACNPLLANLLDNTIEGDWAKNLNSLSQLAALADDADFQKAFMTIKQQNKIALTKEIKTLTGVTVSPDAIFDVQIKRLHEYKRQHLNLLHIISLYRQLLENPELDMQPRVFIFGAKAAPSYQLAKEIIYATNKIADKVNNDERIQDKLKVIFLPNYRVSLAEKIIPASDVSEQISTAGKEASGTGNMKLALNGAVTIGTLDGANIEIAEEVGNENIFIFGLTVDEVKALDANGYNPYHYYENNTEIRACLDWLDTDYFTPGKPGELSAIKNCFLAGGDPYKVLADFQSYANAHKALGMAYKDRQKWAKMAILNTALMGKFNSDRSIEDYVKNIWHLTPSRSNELI from the coding sequence ATGATCACCAAAACAAAAACATCTAATAAAACGCTGTCAGCAACAAACAAGAGCGCGCCACAACTGAGCGTTGCTGACATAAGCCAGCGTATAAAGCATCATTTAAAGTTCACCCAGAGTGATCAAATCGATTGTGATAAAAAATCGGCCTACTGGCGAGCAACGTCCTTAGCACTCAATGATATTATTGTAGATAAACTACAAAGCACAAAAGCTCGCCAACAGCAAAGTGAAGTAAAATCAGTTAATTACTTATCACTTGAATACTTAATGGGTCGTTTACTTTCAAACAACCTACATAACTTAGACTTATACACCCCGACACAAGTTGCGCTAAAACAAATGGGTTTTGATTTAGCAGACTTGTGTGAGCAAGGTGCTGATCTCGCTTTAGGTAATGGTGGCTTAGGTCGTTTAGCGGCATGTTTTTTAGATTCGCTTGCTACCTTAGATTACAACGCAATGGGTTATGGCGTGCATTATCAACATGGTTTATTCAAACAAAGCTTTGTTGACGGTCAACAAATAGAAACGCCTGATATGTGGCGAGAATTTGGTAGCCCGTGGGAAATTTGTCGCCCAGAATCTAGTCAAAACATTGCATTATATGGTTATGTAGAAGATGTTGCCCAAACCGATGGCACCACTAAGCCCTTATGGCATGCTGGTAAAAACTTAAAAGGTGTTCCGTGGGACGTGCCAATTGTTGGCTATAATTGTGAAACCGTTAACACTTTGCGTTTGTGGGAATGTCGTGCAGATAGTGCTTTTGACTGGGAATTGTTGAACCAAGGCGATTACTTGCAAGCTCATCAACAACAAGTTTTCGCTGAAACCGTTTCAAAAGTGCTTTACCCAAATGACGAGCATGATGCAGGCAAAGAGTTGCGGTTTATTCAACAATACTTTTTCTGTGCTTGTTCTGTACAAGATATTATTGCCCGTTTTGAAAATCAATATGGCAGTATTTCAGATAAAAACCATTGGTCTACATTTTGTGAAAAAGTTGCCATTCAACTCAACGACACCCACCCTACTGTCGCTATTTTAGAATTAATGCGCACCTTGATTGATAACCATAATATTGATTGGGATAACGCTTGGGCTATCTGTCAAAAAGTATTTGCCTATACCAACCACACGCTATTACCTGAAGCGCTTGAAAAATGGTCTGTAACATTATTTCAGCGAGTATTACCACGCCACTTATCGATTTTATATCGTATTAATGAAGCATTTCTAAATAACGAGGTTAACGCGTTATGGCCGAATAATGATGACATGCGCGCCCGATTATCATTAATTGAAGAAGGCCATGAACCTAAAGTTCGCATGGCACACCTTTGTGTCGTTACTGCACATAAAGTTAACGGTGTAGCGCAAATTCATTCTGACTTAGTCAAACAAGATCTATTCCCAGAATTTAACCAATTATGGCCAACAAAATTAACTAACGTTACTAATGGTATTACACCTCGCAGATGGCTAAAAGCTTGTAATCCTCTACTCGCTAATTTACTTGATAACACCATAGAAGGTGATTGGGCTAAAAACCTTAACAGCTTAAGTCAGTTAGCTGCATTGGCTGATGATGCTGATTTTCAAAAAGCGTTTATGACCATAAAACAGCAAAATAAAATTGCCTTAACCAAAGAAATAAAAACCTTAACGGGTGTAACCGTTAGTCCTGATGCAATTTTTGATGTTCAAATTAAACGTTTACATGAATATAAAAGGCAGCACTTAAACCTTTTACATATCATTTCGCTTTACCGTCAATTGTTAGAAAATCCTGAACTCGACATGCAACCAAGAGTATTTATTTTTGGTGCTAAAGCAGCACCTAGCTATCAATTAGCTAAAGAGATTATTTACGCTACCAATAAAATTGCAGACAAAGTTAACAATGACGAACGAATTCAAGACAAGCTCAAAGTAATTTTCTTACCTAATTATCGCGTAAGTTTGGCAGAAAAAATCATTCCTGCCTCTGATGTTTCTGAGCAAATATCAACCGCAGGCAAAGAGGCTTCTGGCACCGGTAATATGAAGTTAGCACTGAACGGGGCTGTTACTATCGGCACACTCGACGGAGCAAACATTGAAATAGCCGAAGAAGTAGGCAATGAGAATATATTTATATTCGGCTTAACTGTAGATGAAGTTAAAGCGCTTGATGCGAACGGATATAACCCTTATCACTACTATGAAAATAATACCGAAATTCGCGCTTGTTTAGACTGGCTAGATACCGATTATTTTACCCCAGGCAAACCTGGTGAGTTATCAGCCATTAAAAACTGCTTTTTAGCGGGTGGAGATCCTTACAAAGTATTAGCTGATTTTCAAAGCTATGCGAATGCCCATAAGGCATTAGGTATGGCATATAAAGATCGTCAAAAGTGGGCCAAAATGGCAATTTTAAATACCGCTTTAATGGGTAAGTTTAACTCGGATCGATCTATTGAAGATTACGTAAAAAATATTTGGCACTTAACTCCTAGCAGATCTAACGAGCTAATCTAA